From a region of the Tenggerimyces flavus genome:
- a CDS encoding calcium-binding protein has translation MARPFLARLVALCSITAGIAVSLTGPAAASPPLSYVFSEDFLTVRFDSYGPAANELTVVEGNGVITLHDPLTSIVPGEGCVATDGASHTVVCEGLTSIVNLWGGNDVLDATATRGVIGDLGDGDDVAYGGRERDSLSGGRGSDLLSGGPGGDSLAGDPGADEIVGGPGFDLALYNLYKVPVTADLDAETGDDGAAGEGDTIRTDVEGLVGGFANDTLTGGSGPNWLLGANGDDLLSVRDGVGGDSVDGGLGKDVCLTDPGDVRVSC, from the coding sequence ATGGCACGTCCGTTTCTCGCTCGGCTCGTCGCTCTGTGCTCGATCACCGCTGGCATCGCCGTCTCGCTGACAGGTCCGGCTGCCGCATCGCCTCCTCTGTCGTACGTCTTCTCCGAGGACTTCCTCACCGTGCGGTTCGACTCGTACGGCCCCGCCGCCAACGAGCTGACGGTAGTGGAGGGGAACGGCGTGATCACGCTCCACGATCCGCTGACGTCGATCGTGCCCGGTGAGGGCTGTGTGGCCACCGATGGCGCGTCGCACACCGTCGTCTGCGAGGGACTGACGTCGATCGTCAACCTGTGGGGCGGAAACGACGTTCTCGACGCCACCGCGACGCGCGGTGTGATCGGAGATCTCGGCGACGGTGACGATGTCGCGTACGGCGGCCGGGAACGGGACTCGCTGTCGGGCGGCCGCGGCTCCGATCTGCTGTCCGGTGGTCCTGGCGGCGACTCGTTGGCCGGAGATCCCGGGGCCGACGAGATCGTCGGTGGTCCCGGCTTCGACCTCGCGCTCTACAACCTCTACAAGGTTCCGGTGACCGCCGATCTCGACGCGGAGACTGGCGACGACGGTGCCGCTGGCGAGGGCGACACGATCCGTACCGACGTCGAGGGACTGGTCGGCGGGTTCGCGAACGACACGTTGACCGGTGGGTCTGGGCCGAACTGGCTGCTCGGCGCGAACGGCGACGACCTTCTCTCGGTACGCGACGGCGTGGGCGGGGACTCGGTCGACGGTGGGCTCGGCAAGGACGTGTGCCTCACCGACCCTGGCGATGTGCGGGTGAGCTGCTGA
- a CDS encoding AAA family ATPase → MTTSPTRDYRGSLVEEISFPRASVVLLAGVPGAGKSTLLQRLYGVPGSSVLPTRTDDGVTVLDSAQVRGKLQPFLGRLPYRRWRPLVHLGHYVRIFGALDKGGPIVIHDCGTRPWMRRMIGERAARRGLESHLLLLDTTAEEARAGQVARGRVVDAGRFATHVMRWKKLLAKAEAGPELLMPGATSAAVLDRPAANALRRIRFTGAGEVIRLGRLPRQVRESRMGTSVAARSAG, encoded by the coding sequence ATGACCACCAGCCCGACCCGCGACTATCGCGGGTCTCTCGTCGAGGAAATCAGCTTCCCCAGGGCGTCCGTCGTCCTGCTCGCAGGCGTCCCCGGGGCCGGAAAGAGCACGCTCTTGCAGCGGTTGTACGGAGTGCCCGGATCGTCGGTTCTGCCCACCCGGACCGACGACGGGGTGACCGTGCTGGACTCGGCGCAGGTCCGCGGCAAGCTGCAGCCGTTCCTCGGCCGCCTGCCGTACCGCCGCTGGCGGCCGCTGGTGCACCTCGGTCACTACGTCCGGATCTTCGGCGCGCTCGACAAGGGCGGGCCGATCGTGATCCACGACTGCGGGACGCGTCCCTGGATGCGTCGCATGATCGGCGAACGGGCGGCGCGCCGCGGCCTCGAGTCGCACCTGCTGCTGCTCGACACGACGGCGGAGGAGGCACGCGCCGGCCAGGTGGCGCGCGGCCGGGTCGTCGACGCGGGCCGCTTCGCTACGCACGTGATGCGGTGGAAGAAGCTGCTGGCGAAGGCTGAGGCCGGCCCGGAGCTGCTGATGCCGGGCGCCACGTCGGCGGCGGTACTCGACCGCCCGGCGGCGAACGCTTTGCGCCGGATCCGCTTCACCGGCGCCGGCGAGGTCATCCGCCTCGGCCGCCTGCCCCGCCAGGTTCGGGAGTCCCGCATGGGCACCTCCGTGGCCGCGCGCTCGGCGGGCTGA
- a CDS encoding LLM class flavin-dependent oxidoreductase, giving the protein MPESTSTPRPPKLGSSSASTCCWEGTEMRIGLILPMGDELEPGVPLPYAEIRALTLHAEAAGLDAVWTYDHLVGDKPESSADSPWEAWSVLTALAEATERISLGVLVLATPFRNPGVLARMADTVQDISNNRLVLGLGAGWHLPEFTAFGIPFKQRVSSFAEALEITTTMLRDGRATLNGQHNQADEAPIRDRPGRKAPEILVASKGPRMLELTAKYADTWNLAWFGQPTERYLDVNNALTQACEKIGRDPATLRRTVGLLVGEPKSDADENDRTLRGDAAFLAETFAKWEAEGISEIVCSTEPSTTKLVDLVAEATALLKR; this is encoded by the coding sequence ATGCCGGAAAGTACTTCAACGCCGAGACCGCCCAAGCTAGGTTCGAGTTCGGCCTCGACATGCTGTTGGGAAGGGACTGAAATGCGGATTGGCCTCATTCTTCCGATGGGCGACGAGCTGGAGCCCGGCGTACCTCTGCCGTACGCCGAGATTCGCGCGCTCACGCTGCACGCGGAAGCGGCCGGACTCGACGCGGTCTGGACGTACGACCACCTCGTCGGCGACAAGCCGGAGAGCTCCGCCGACTCACCCTGGGAGGCCTGGAGCGTCCTCACTGCACTGGCCGAGGCGACCGAACGCATCTCGCTCGGCGTGCTCGTGCTCGCGACGCCGTTCCGCAACCCCGGCGTGCTGGCCCGGATGGCCGACACTGTGCAGGACATCAGCAACAACCGCCTCGTGCTCGGCCTCGGCGCCGGCTGGCACCTGCCCGAGTTCACCGCGTTCGGCATCCCGTTCAAGCAGCGTGTGTCCTCGTTCGCCGAGGCGCTGGAGATCACCACGACGATGCTGCGCGACGGGCGCGCCACGCTGAACGGCCAGCACAACCAGGCCGACGAGGCGCCGATCCGCGACCGTCCCGGCCGCAAGGCGCCGGAGATCCTCGTCGCGTCGAAGGGCCCGCGCATGCTCGAGCTCACGGCGAAGTACGCGGACACCTGGAACCTCGCCTGGTTCGGCCAGCCCACGGAGCGCTACCTCGATGTCAACAACGCGTTGACGCAGGCCTGCGAGAAGATCGGCCGCGACCCCGCGACCCTCCGGCGTACGGTCGGCCTGCTCGTCGGCGAGCCCAAGTCGGACGCCGACGAGAACGACCGCACCCTCCGCGGCGACGCGGCGTTCCTCGCCGAGACGTTCGCCAAGTGGGAGGCCGAGGGCATCTCCGAGATCGTCTGCTCGACCGAGCCCTCCACCACCAAGCTCGTCGACCTCGTCGCCGAGGCCACCGCCCTCCTCAAGCGCTGA
- a CDS encoding acVLRF1 family peptidyl-tRNA hydrolase: MRELTVGVARLSRWLAGFGERHGEVSFEAAPLEVVVTAADGAVAVFEVPFAPLSVADSPYGGLVEHATRDRRVGVLLVRRGGYAAGVFEGSKLLVSKVGSRHVQGRTAAGGWSQQRFARRREKQAREAMESAADVVARVLLPEVRSLDAVIVGGDRPSVAAVLDTPRLAPLKALVVPPHLNVPDPRHAVLQRTPDDFRVVRIRLTEPGD; this comes from the coding sequence GTGAGAGAGCTGACGGTCGGCGTCGCGCGCCTGTCGCGTTGGCTTGCCGGGTTCGGCGAACGGCACGGCGAGGTTTCGTTCGAGGCGGCGCCGTTGGAGGTCGTGGTGACGGCCGCCGACGGCGCCGTCGCCGTGTTCGAGGTGCCGTTCGCGCCTTTGTCGGTTGCTGATTCGCCGTACGGCGGGCTGGTCGAGCACGCGACGCGGGACCGGCGGGTGGGTGTGCTGCTCGTGCGGCGCGGTGGCTATGCGGCCGGCGTCTTCGAGGGGTCGAAGCTGCTGGTCTCCAAGGTGGGGTCGCGGCACGTGCAGGGACGTACGGCGGCCGGCGGGTGGTCGCAGCAGCGGTTCGCGCGGCGCCGGGAGAAGCAGGCTCGCGAGGCGATGGAGTCCGCGGCCGACGTGGTGGCCCGGGTGCTGCTGCCCGAGGTGCGTTCGTTGGACGCCGTGATCGTCGGTGGTGACCGGCCGTCGGTGGCGGCCGTACTCGACACGCCGCGGCTGGCGCCGCTGAAGGCGCTCGTGGTGCCGCCGCATCTGAACGTTCCGGACCCTCGGCACGCCGTGCTGCAACGCACGCCGGACGACTTCCGCGTTGTCCGAATCCGGCTGACCGAGCCGGGGGATTGA
- the sufU gene encoding Fe-S cluster assembly sulfur transfer protein SufU, translating into MQVEQLYQDIILDHYKHPHGKGLREPFEAEVYHVNPTCGDEVTLRVHVANGVVADVSYEGQGCSISQASASVMYDLISGKSVDVAMKLHDEFLTLMQSKGQIEPNEDVLEDGIAFAGVSKYPARIKCALLAWMAWKDATLQAVGAAEGGKS; encoded by the coding sequence ATGCAGGTCGAACAGCTCTACCAGGACATCATTCTGGACCACTACAAGCACCCGCACGGCAAGGGCTTGCGGGAGCCGTTCGAGGCCGAGGTCTACCATGTCAACCCGACCTGCGGCGACGAGGTGACGCTGCGCGTGCACGTCGCGAACGGCGTCGTGGCGGACGTGTCGTACGAGGGCCAGGGCTGCTCGATCAGCCAGGCTTCGGCGTCGGTCATGTACGACCTGATCAGCGGCAAGAGCGTCGACGTGGCGATGAAGCTGCACGACGAGTTCCTCACGCTGATGCAGTCCAAGGGCCAGATCGAGCCGAACGAGGACGTGCTGGAGGACGGGATCGCGTTCGCCGGCGTGTCGAAGTACCCGGCGCGGATCAAGTGCGCGCTGCTCGCCTGGATGGCGTGGAAGGATGCGACGCTGCAGGCTGTTGGTGCAGCCGAGGGAGGCAAGTCATGA
- a CDS encoding TetR/AcrR family transcriptional regulator: MTDAAIPPWRERKAKRRAHKAPLSQELIVATALAILGEEGIDNVTMRRVAEALETGPASLYVHVAHKEELHELMYDRVLGEVTLPQPDAARWKDQLKQLLRDQLGAMLQHQGIARVAWTTMVPVGPNALRHGEAILALLHAGGYDEGPAAYAFDALSLYTKAVAYEGSSWQAGDLDQAEAARRGQQVQDYIASLPAESFRYLRDAGKYFNAETAQARFEFGLDMLLGRD; encoded by the coding sequence ATGACCGACGCAGCGATCCCACCCTGGCGTGAACGCAAGGCCAAGCGCCGCGCGCACAAGGCGCCGCTCTCGCAGGAGCTGATCGTCGCCACCGCGCTCGCGATCCTCGGCGAAGAGGGCATCGACAACGTCACCATGCGCCGCGTCGCCGAGGCGCTCGAGACCGGACCCGCGTCGCTGTACGTGCACGTCGCGCACAAGGAGGAGCTGCACGAGCTGATGTACGACCGCGTCCTCGGCGAGGTCACGCTCCCCCAGCCCGACGCCGCGAGGTGGAAGGACCAGCTCAAGCAGCTTCTGCGCGACCAGCTCGGAGCGATGCTCCAGCACCAGGGCATCGCGAGGGTCGCCTGGACGACGATGGTCCCAGTCGGTCCGAACGCGCTCCGGCACGGCGAGGCGATCCTCGCCCTCCTGCACGCCGGCGGGTACGACGAGGGGCCCGCGGCGTACGCGTTCGACGCGCTCTCGCTCTACACCAAGGCTGTCGCGTACGAGGGCAGCAGCTGGCAGGCCGGCGACCTCGACCAGGCCGAGGCGGCACGGCGCGGACAGCAGGTCCAGGACTACATCGCGAGCCTGCCGGCGGAGTCGTTCCGTTACCTGCGCGATGCCGGAAAGTACTTCAACGCCGAGACCGCCCAAGCTAGGTTCGAGTTCGGCCTCGACATGCTGTTGGGAAGGGACTGA
- a CDS encoding LysE family translocator, with protein sequence MIEVERLLAFVAAAAVLAAIPGPGMLYVAARTLSGGRRAGLLSTAGTAVGGLVHVVAAAAGLSALLATSSVAFSVVKYAGAAYLIYLGVRTLLRREADRELLAADQPANTRGAFRQGVLTEALNPKTALFFLAFVPQFLNTEAGSVWWQALLLGLISVTLNTLADVVAVALTSTVRAKMPRRGERPVRWPRFASGGALIALGGYAAVES encoded by the coding sequence GTGATCGAGGTCGAACGGCTCCTCGCCTTCGTTGCAGCAGCAGCGGTACTCGCCGCCATTCCCGGGCCCGGCATGTTGTACGTCGCCGCCCGGACGCTGAGCGGCGGGCGCCGCGCCGGGCTGCTCTCCACGGCGGGCACCGCGGTGGGTGGCCTCGTGCACGTCGTGGCCGCCGCGGCCGGGCTCTCGGCGCTGCTCGCGACGTCGTCGGTGGCGTTCAGCGTGGTGAAGTACGCGGGCGCCGCGTACTTGATCTACCTCGGCGTCCGTACGTTGCTGCGCCGCGAGGCCGACCGCGAGCTGCTCGCCGCGGACCAGCCCGCGAACACGCGGGGCGCGTTCCGCCAGGGCGTACTCACCGAGGCGCTGAACCCGAAGACCGCGCTGTTCTTCCTCGCGTTCGTGCCCCAGTTCCTGAACACCGAGGCGGGCTCGGTCTGGTGGCAGGCGCTGCTGCTCGGCCTGATCTCGGTGACGCTGAACACGCTCGCCGACGTCGTGGCCGTGGCGCTCACCAGCACGGTGCGCGCGAAAATGCCCCGCCGAGGCGAGCGGCCGGTGCGGTGGCCGCGGTTCGCCTCAGGCGGGGCACTGATCGCGCTCGGCGGCTATGCCGCCGTCGAGAGCTAG
- the lhgO gene encoding L-2-hydroxyglutarate oxidase — MRVAVIGGGIIGTAVARQVLRSQPSASVTLLEKESTLAAHQTGHNSGVVHAGLYYTPGSLKARLCRRGVGLLKAFCAAHGVAYTECGKVLVALDAAEASRLGGIHERALANGVPGVRMLSAGEVSEIEPHAQGVAGLHSPTTAIADFVGVTLALAADAAALGATLRLGVEVTGFVERGTTVIVQGSGGFAEAFDLVIVCAGLFADRVSRLAGDEADPMIVPFRGEYHLLRPERRYLVRGLIYPVPDPRYPFLGVHLTLRTDGEVMVGPNAVLALAREGYRWRRMSPGDLRQAVAWPGFRRFARQHWRTGVAEMAGSLSKRRFVAAARRYVPALTAADVVRGPSGIRAQALGRDGQLVDDFRITRRGHVVCVRNAPSPGATSSLAIAEHIVDLALTS, encoded by the coding sequence CGCTCATCAGACCGGGCACAACAGCGGGGTCGTGCACGCGGGGCTCTACTACACGCCGGGGTCGCTGAAGGCGCGGCTGTGCCGGCGCGGGGTCGGGCTGTTGAAGGCGTTCTGCGCTGCTCATGGGGTGGCGTACACCGAGTGCGGGAAGGTCTTGGTCGCGTTGGACGCGGCTGAGGCATCTCGGCTTGGTGGGATTCACGAGCGCGCGTTGGCGAACGGCGTGCCTGGCGTGCGGATGCTCTCCGCCGGCGAGGTCTCGGAGATCGAGCCGCACGCGCAGGGCGTGGCCGGGCTGCACTCGCCGACGACGGCGATCGCGGACTTCGTGGGTGTGACGCTCGCTCTGGCCGCCGATGCCGCTGCGTTGGGCGCTACATTGCGGCTCGGCGTGGAGGTCACGGGGTTCGTCGAGCGCGGGACGACGGTGATCGTGCAGGGATCGGGCGGGTTCGCGGAGGCGTTCGACCTGGTGATCGTGTGCGCGGGGTTGTTCGCCGACCGGGTCTCGCGGCTGGCTGGCGACGAGGCGGATCCGATGATCGTGCCGTTCCGCGGTGAGTATCACCTGCTGCGGCCGGAGCGGCGGTATCTCGTTCGTGGGTTGATCTATCCGGTGCCGGATCCGCGCTATCCGTTCCTGGGCGTACATCTGACGCTGCGGACCGACGGCGAGGTGATGGTCGGGCCGAACGCGGTGCTGGCTCTCGCGCGCGAGGGCTATCGGTGGCGGCGGATGTCGCCTGGCGATCTGCGCCAAGCCGTCGCTTGGCCGGGCTTCCGGCGTTTCGCGCGGCAGCACTGGCGCACTGGGGTTGCGGAGATGGCGGGGTCGTTGAGCAAGCGCCGCTTCGTCGCGGCGGCGCGCCGCTACGTTCCCGCGCTGACCGCTGCCGACGTGGTGCGTGGTCCGTCGGGGATCCGCGCCCAGGCACTGGGCCGGGACGGGCAGCTGGTGGACGACTTCCGCATCACCCGCCGCGGCCACGTGGTGTGCGTCCGCAACGCCCCCTCCCCCGGCGCCACCTCCTCCCTGGCGATCGCCGAGCACATCGTCGACCTCGCCCTCACCTCCTGA
- a CDS encoding metal-sulfur cluster assembly factor: MSDAVKTTDDDVLEALKDVVDPELGINVVDLGLIYGVALEDNSVTIDMTLTSAACPLTDVIEDQTQIALDGLVESFRINWVWMPPWGPDKITDEGREQLRALGFNV, translated from the coding sequence ATGAGCGATGCTGTGAAGACCACCGACGACGACGTTCTCGAAGCCCTGAAGGACGTGGTCGACCCCGAGTTGGGCATCAACGTCGTGGACCTCGGGCTGATCTATGGCGTCGCGCTCGAGGACAACTCGGTGACGATCGACATGACGCTGACGTCGGCGGCGTGCCCGTTGACCGATGTGATCGAGGATCAGACGCAGATCGCGCTGGACGGCCTGGTCGAGTCGTTCCGGATCAACTGGGTCTGGATGCCGCCGTGGGGTCCGGACAAGATCACCGATGAGGGTCGCGAGCAGTTGCGGGCGCTCGGCTTCAACGTGTGA
- a CDS encoding GNAT family N-acetyltransferase codes for MTIALRPLAVSDWEAVHSWAQLEESCRYQAWGPNTPEETRAYVEAAVAAWSQSRFIHAILEDSQVIGTAELKLSGGRTGEIAYLVHPARWGRGIATSAARLLLELGFGSHQLHRIFATCDPRNEASGRVLTKLGMTYEGRMRETLWIRDGWRDSDLYAILESD; via the coding sequence ATGACGATCGCGCTTCGACCGCTCGCCGTTTCCGACTGGGAAGCCGTGCACTCGTGGGCCCAGCTGGAGGAGTCGTGCCGCTACCAGGCGTGGGGTCCGAACACGCCTGAGGAGACGCGGGCGTACGTGGAGGCCGCCGTCGCGGCGTGGTCGCAGTCCCGGTTCATCCACGCGATCCTCGAGGACTCGCAGGTGATCGGGACCGCTGAGCTGAAGCTGTCGGGTGGGCGAACGGGCGAGATCGCGTACCTCGTCCACCCGGCGCGCTGGGGCCGGGGGATCGCCACCTCGGCCGCCCGGCTGCTGCTCGAGCTCGGCTTCGGTTCGCATCAGTTGCACCGCATCTTCGCCACCTGCGACCCCCGCAACGAGGCGTCGGGCCGGGTGCTGACGAAGCTCGGCATGACGTACGAGGGTCGGATGCGCGAGACGCTGTGGATCCGCGACGGCTGGCGCGACTCGGACCTCTACGCGATCCTCGAGTCCGACTAA
- a CDS encoding cupin domain-containing protein encodes MTFVFHPGDTFELPRPKVVERMAMPADATGGTLSILEIVVQPGGLVAPVHVHTLEDETMYVYEGVVGALLGKEELEVGPGGTAFLPRDVAHSFWNSGDVPARLIIAITPGNLDGYFRGLPATNGPDEIVELARSYGMELRMESARELGERHGVSMF; translated from the coding sequence ATGACCTTCGTCTTCCATCCAGGGGACACCTTCGAGTTGCCGCGCCCGAAGGTGGTGGAGCGCATGGCGATGCCGGCGGACGCGACGGGCGGGACGCTGTCGATCCTGGAGATCGTCGTGCAGCCGGGCGGGCTGGTGGCGCCGGTCCATGTGCACACGCTCGAGGACGAGACGATGTACGTGTACGAGGGCGTCGTCGGCGCGCTGCTCGGCAAGGAGGAGCTCGAGGTCGGGCCTGGCGGTACGGCGTTCCTGCCCCGCGACGTGGCGCACTCGTTCTGGAACAGCGGCGACGTGCCCGCCCGGCTGATCATCGCCATAACGCCGGGGAATCTGGACGGCTACTTCCGCGGCTTGCCCGCGACGAACGGGCCGGACGAGATCGTCGAGCTGGCCCGTTCGTACGGGATGGAGCTGCGGATGGAGAGCGCGCGAGAGCTCGGCGAGCGGCACGGTGTTTCGATGTTCTGA